In Malassezia vespertilionis chromosome 4, complete sequence, the DNA window AAGGCTCCGCGCCGTGGTGCAGATCCAAGGCACCGACGATACGTGGTTCAGCGCGGCGGAGCACGCGATCCAAGCGATTTATTTGCTTGGCGAACAGCCCGACGCACTTGCCTCGGAAATGCTGCGGCAACTCACGCTTGTCTCGCTCGGCACGACAGCTGACCAAAACCCATTCCGCATTGCGCAGTTCCTCTTCGTCGTTGGCCACATTGCCCTCAAAGAGATTGTGTACCTCGAGTCGGTCGAGCGTGAATTCAAGCGTCGCAAGGCTGCGCAGGATGCGAGCGCTGACCAGGACAAACAACCAGGCTCCGAGCTGGATCAGGTCGCGGGGAGTGCTGAAGACGAGGTTGGGGATATGGTTGCTTTTATCAAGGACCGCGAGCTTTTGTACGGGCCCCAGAGCCTGCTTGCTTGCTTTGGGCCCATGATTACACACATTTGCGCCAATATGCACGACTACCCCGACGCGCGAAtccggcgcgcagcagcacttTCTCTCTGTAAATTCATGTGCATTTCTACCGAATATTGCGAGGCGAATTTGGCGCTGCTACTGCATGTGCTCAAGACTTCGAACGATGCGGTGGTGCGTGCGAATGTCGTGATTGGGCTTGGCGATGTGGCCATCTGTTTTGGCACGCTTGTCGATGAAAATAGCGAGCGTCTCTATGCAGGACTCGGCGACGCGGACCTGAGCGTGAAGAAAAACACGCTCATGGTGCTCACGCACCTGATTCTGAACGGTATGATCAAGGTCAAAGGacagcttggcgagctggCCAAGTGCTTGGAGGACAGCGAGCCACGCGTGAGCGATTTGGCCAAGCTCTTTTTCAGCGAGCTGGCCACTAAAGAGAATGCTGTGTACAACAATTTGCCCGATATCATCAGCCATCTCTCTACCGGGCAGCATGCCGTGGAAGAAGAGGTGTTTACTAACACGATGCGCTTTATTTTCACCTTTATCGACAAGGAGCGCCAGGCGGAGAATGTGATTGAAAAGCTTTGCCAGCGCTTCCGCCTCACGACCGAGGAGCGCCAATGGCGTGATATTGCATTCTGCCTCTCCTTGTTGCCTTACCGCTCCGAGCGGTCCGTAAAAAAGCTGGTAGAGGCGCTGCCATTTTACCAGGACAAGTTGTACAGCCCAGAAGTGTACAAGCGCTTCACTGAAATTCTCACCAAGATGCGCCAAGGCAAGAGCGCACAGGCCAAGGCTGGCGATACCGATCTGCGCGAGTTTGAAGACGTACTCGCCCACGCCTCTGCCCAGGGATCGCAGGAAAAGGCGTTGGAAAGCGCTACCAATGCACAccttgcgcacgcagaaaagcggcgcgccccTACGAGGCCGAAACGAGGCAAGGTGGCCGCGACATAGCTATGCATCCAGAATAGGATCGGTAAATTCTTGCAATGCTTCTTTAAATGCGTCTGCTTCCGCTGCTTCCACTTCTTCGGGACGCTCACACGCTTtccattgcgcgcgctctggCATCCCGAGGAAGGACGTCAGCGTCTCGCGGGGAAACTGCAAATTGAAACGTTCGCCGCGCAGAAGGATGAGCAGGCGCACATGATCCAGCTCCATCATGCAGAAATCGTCGCGGTCTGTGGCGCGTACTAACTCGGATGGCTGCATGGGCGTAGCGAACGCCTCGGCAACCTCAGCATCCTCGTATGCAAGCCCTTGGtcttgtgctgcgccgcggaaaTAGGACTCGATGCCGTCCATACGATCGCGGCGGACAGGCACAGCCTGTATTTGAGTATGCCCGGCGCGCACTCCAGAACGACGCACCACGGTCCAAAACACAGGCACGGCTTCGTACGCCGCGTAGCATTTGCGCAAAGCCAGTTTGAACGCATCGATTTCATTGTACAAAGCCGCCGAGGCGGTATCCGGCGCGTAGATCGACGGCATATGCGCAATGGGAATTACCAGTGCGTGCCCGCCGCCAGGAACGGGCGAGGAAGCGTCGGAAGCGATGGGTACTTGGCCTTTGGGCAGCGCAATGTACGACTCGTTCCCTATACACACGATCAAATGCTTTTCAACGTTGGGATTGCTCAGACAAAACCAACAGCGCTCGGGGCCGACCGGCGCAACGGGCTCGCGAGAATGCTTGtgtttgcggcgctttgtGGCGTTTGGTGCGGCGTCCCAGCGAGCATGAAGGGGTTCGGCAGACTGCTTcggtggcgctgcaggtgCAAGCAATGGACTCTGTGTCAGATTGGCagggcgctgcagtgcggcAGAGGCTGTGTCGCCTTTGAGCAGCGTATCCGCCGGCACAATGCAAAGTGCCATGAACCAttgcgctttttccgcgTTCGCAACCTTGGCCAGCGATAGGAACCGCGTCACAGGTGGTAAAAACGGCGGTGTAATCGCCGCAAACGGTGGATTCTCGTATGGCTCGCGCTCCcaaaatgcgccgcacgccaGCACAGACGGTGCTATTGTTAAAGCGCGCGCCCGCGCTTCTTGTTCGCTgggcgcgcgtgcaaaaaaGTAGCGCGGGCGTGCGGCTTCGGCAAGGTGTGTGACAGCTTCGGTGCCCCAGGCAGGTGCGTTGGGATCCGGCAAGGGCGTAGACGCAAGGCGCTCCACGTTGCGCGGCCATGCATTACAGAACAAAAAATCAatcgcgcgacgctcgccCAAGGCTGTCGCGTCGTGTGCAAGCTGTTCCGTGTACGAATTTTGTGCAGCggacagcgcgcgcgcttcttgcaaGCTCCCTGCATTGTTGAGCGGGAGAGGTGGTACAGCCTTGCCGAGAACGAGCGCTGGATTTTCAAGCAATGTCTGCAAACCAGCGGCCACGTCTTCCGGCGTGTCCAGCGTGGTGTACGAATTGAACCCCGGTGGCATGCGTtccagccgcggcgctaGGTCCAGATCTGTGCAGGACCCGCCGAGGAATGCGACGCGGAACCCGTCAATCTCAAGGATGCCGTTGCTGCCCATATAGTACAGCTGGTCGTTTAGCGCAATAGGTTCATTTCCTTGGCCCGGTATCTTGGCCGCAACTTGAGCAGGAAGTGGCCGTGTGCCATAGTAGAAATAGGTTTTCATCGGTACTAATGTTAGGATCGCCATTACGTACGTGtgagcgcgccgtccaacAGCGCTTGGGCCTCGTCCGACCAAGTCGACGCAAACAAGTCGCCGACAATAAATGTTGCTGCAAAGGGGCCATGTTTCGCTGCAATTGCACTCGTCTTTGCaacgagctcgcgcaggtTACCGTCCGGCGGTCCTACCACGAGACTGGTATGAGTCGTCTTGCCATACGTACACTTTCCGCGCAGCCATGCAAGAAGGAATGCACAAAATTTGGCGAACGCACCTCCATTTTGCGCCCCGCGCCTTGTCTCCACACCACCAGAATGGCCTCGTTGGAAGCGACGCCTTCGCgtgtggcgccgcgcgggcCTGATCCTGCACGGTACGTACAGGATGCCTCTCTAACGATAGCGGCGTTTATTACAAGCTTGCGCTGTTTAGTGTAGCACTGTTTGTGGCACCAATATCAGCCTATTTCCTCGCCAAGGACCGCTGGCTCAGCGGCAACGCTGTCTACGCTGGCGGCCTGGCTGCGATAGTGGCGAACGTCGTGCTCGGAGGCTACATTTTGATGGCGTGCCTCGAGGACGATGGGACACAGACGAAGCAAAAGACGAGCTAGTAATGTATACTATAGGATTGCGTCGGGGAAGAATGCACGTCGTGGCGGCGCCATGCCGATatcatgcgccgcgctttgtcGTGGTGGTATAGGTAACACGAGACGAAACGAGTCCTTGCCTGTTGTGAGTGTTGGCGGGCGACGCACCGTTTAGGTAGAAACGAAATAAACGCTTTTCGCGAATAAACCCAAGACGCTCGTATAAGCGGAGTGCATCGCGATTGTCAA includes these proteins:
- a CDS encoding uncharacterized protein (BUSCO:EOG09262HKC; EggNog:ENOG503NV4J; COG:S) codes for the protein MAARKVLVVGPPDGNLRELVAKTSAIAAKHGPFAATFIVGDLFASTWSDEAQALLDGALTLPMKTYFYYGTRPLPAQVAAKIPGQGNEPIALNDQLYYMGSNGILEIDGFRVAFLGGSCTDLDLAPRLERMPPGFNSYTTLDTPEDVAAGLQTLLENPALVLGKAVPPLPLNNAGSLQEARALSAAQNSYTEQLAHDATALGERRAIDFLFCNAWPRNVERLASTPLPDPNAPAWGTEAVTHLAEAARPRYFFARAPSEQEARARALTIAPSVLACGAFWEREPYENPPFAAITPPFLPPVTRFLSLAKVANAEKAQWFMALCIVPADTLLKGDTASAALQRPANLTQSPLLAPAAPPKQSAEPLHARWDAAPNATKRRKHKHSREPVAPVGPERCWFCLSNPNVEKHLIVCIGNESYIALPKGQVPIASDASSPVPGGGHALVIPIAHMPSIYAPDTASAALYNEIDAFKLALRKCYAAYEAVPVFWTVVRRSGVRAGHTQIQAVPVRRDRMDGIESYFRGAAQDQGLAYEDAEVAEAFATPMQPSELVRATDRDDFCMMELDHVRLLILLRGERFNLQFPRETLTSFLGMPERAQWKACERPEEVEAAEADAFKEALQEFTDPILDA
- the naa30 gene encoding N-terminal methionine N(alpha)-acetyltransferase NatC (COG:S; EggNog:ENOG503P3XV), translated to MRGSRLWRGYIAMLSVDPKWRGLGIGTRLVQASMDRMMQSGAAEIVLETEVDNRDALRLYERLGFIREKRLFRFYLNGKDSFRLVLPIPPRQSAAHDIGMAPPRRAFFPDAIL
- a CDS encoding uncharacterized protein (TransMembrane:2 (i22-43o55-77i); COG:S; EggNog:ENOG503PM96) is translated as MASLEATPSRVAPRGPDPARGVYYKLALFSVALFVAPISAYFLAKDRWLSGNAVYAGGLAAIVANVVLGGYILMACLEDDGTQTKQKTS